In Streptomyces chartreusis, the following proteins share a genomic window:
- the malQ gene encoding 4-alpha-glucanotransferase, which produces MTAQRSAEACAEGPEGSADLPSDALTRLAELHGVATSFQPSADRTVTASATALTRALAALDVDTSTPAAVAAALAARDRELRERLLPPTLVSWSGAEPEALAALPSGTRLRVETEQGETRTAADRLPPGVHRLTATTPDGRTTTSHLVVAPPRLPTPTGRSYGILVQLYSLLSRRSWGMGDLGDLTELATWAGRALGAGFVQVNPLHAAVPGTPTDPSPYRPSSRRFPDPVHLRVEDVPEFAYVEDRTRVRALLERAGRLREAVLEKGALIDRDAVWEAKREALELVREVPLGPGRRAAYVDFLAREGDALEDHATWCALAEVHGSDWQQWPEGLRDPRSPETARARTELMDRIDFHCRLAWLTDGQLTAAQRAAREAGMPVGIVHDLAVGVHPGGADAWAQQEYFAAGMSVGAPPDAFNARGQDWGLPPWRPDRLAESGYEPYRRLLRALCRYAGALRIDHVMGLFRLWWVPQGQAPTEGTYVRYDAEAMLAILVLEAERAGAVVIGEDLGTVEPGVREALRSRGVLGTSVLWFERDWDGDGRPLPPESWRADCLATATTHDLPSTAARLTGEHVELRDSLGLLTRPLEQERAEAAADTGEWLELLSRLGMLRGAHGGHCASEEEAEIQAVHRFLLRTPARMIGVWLPDGVGDRRPQNLPGTWDQYPNWRLPIADADGKPVTLEELAGSSRMWGLVEVLRGGIGPQE; this is translated from the coding sequence ATGACAGCGCAGCGGTCGGCCGAAGCCTGTGCTGAAGGGCCCGAAGGCTCTGCGGATCTCCCTTCCGACGCTTTGACGCGCCTCGCCGAGCTGCACGGCGTGGCCACCTCCTTCCAGCCGTCCGCCGACCGCACCGTCACGGCCTCCGCGACCGCGCTCACCCGCGCCCTGGCCGCCCTCGACGTGGACACGAGCACACCTGCCGCCGTCGCGGCCGCGCTCGCCGCCCGGGACCGGGAACTGCGGGAGCGGCTGCTGCCGCCGACGCTGGTGAGCTGGAGCGGGGCCGAACCCGAGGCACTGGCCGCACTGCCGTCCGGCACCCGGCTGCGCGTCGAGACCGAGCAGGGCGAGACCCGGACCGCCGCCGACCGGCTCCCGCCCGGCGTCCACCGGCTGACCGCCACGACACCGGACGGCCGTACGACGACCAGTCATCTCGTCGTCGCCCCGCCCCGCCTGCCCACCCCCACCGGACGCTCGTACGGCATCCTCGTCCAGCTCTACTCCCTGCTCTCGCGCCGCTCCTGGGGCATGGGCGACCTCGGTGACCTCACCGAACTCGCCACCTGGGCCGGCCGGGCGCTCGGCGCCGGATTCGTCCAGGTCAACCCGCTGCACGCGGCCGTACCCGGAACCCCGACCGACCCCTCGCCCTACCGTCCGTCCTCCCGCCGCTTCCCCGACCCGGTGCACCTGCGGGTCGAGGACGTGCCCGAGTTCGCGTACGTCGAGGACCGCACACGGGTGCGGGCACTGCTGGAACGGGCCGGGCGGCTGCGCGAGGCGGTGCTGGAGAAGGGCGCGCTGATCGACCGGGACGCCGTCTGGGAGGCCAAGCGCGAGGCGCTGGAACTCGTGCGCGAGGTACCGCTCGGGCCCGGGCGGCGTGCCGCGTACGTCGACTTCCTCGCCCGGGAGGGCGACGCGCTGGAGGACCACGCCACCTGGTGCGCGCTGGCCGAGGTGCACGGCTCGGACTGGCAGCAGTGGCCGGAAGGGCTGCGGGACCCACGGTCGCCCGAAACCGCCCGCGCCCGCACCGAGTTGATGGACCGGATCGACTTCCACTGCCGGCTCGCCTGGCTCACCGACGGCCAGCTCACCGCCGCCCAGCGGGCCGCCCGGGAGGCCGGGATGCCGGTCGGGATCGTGCACGACCTGGCGGTCGGAGTGCACCCCGGGGGCGCCGACGCCTGGGCGCAGCAGGAGTACTTCGCGGCCGGCATGTCGGTCGGCGCGCCACCTGACGCCTTCAACGCGCGCGGCCAGGACTGGGGGCTGCCGCCCTGGCGCCCCGACCGGCTCGCCGAGTCCGGGTACGAGCCGTACCGCCGCCTGCTGCGGGCCCTGTGCCGCTACGCCGGCGCCCTGCGCATCGACCACGTCATGGGGCTGTTCCGGCTGTGGTGGGTACCGCAGGGCCAGGCGCCGACGGAGGGGACGTACGTCCGCTACGACGCCGAGGCCATGCTCGCGATCCTGGTGCTGGAGGCCGAGCGGGCCGGCGCTGTGGTCATAGGGGAGGACCTCGGCACGGTCGAGCCGGGCGTGCGGGAGGCGCTGCGCTCGCGGGGCGTGCTCGGCACCTCCGTGCTCTGGTTCGAGCGGGACTGGGACGGCGACGGACGGCCGCTGCCGCCGGAGTCCTGGCGCGCCGACTGCCTCGCCACCGCAACCACCCACGACCTGCCCTCCACCGCGGCCCGCCTCACCGGCGAACACGTCGAACTCCGCGACAGCCTGGGCCTGTTGACCCGTCCGCTGGAACAGGAGCGGGCGGAGGCAGCGGCGGACACGGGGGAGTGGCTGGAGCTGCTGTCCCGGCTGGGGATGCTGCGGGGAGCGCACGGCGGGCACTGCGCCTCGGAGGAGGAGGCCGAGATCCAGGCCGTCCACCGCTTCCTGCTGCGCACCCCGGCCCGGATGATCGGCGTCTGGCTCCCCGACGGCGTCGGAGACCGCCGCCCGCAGAACCTGCCGGGCACCTGGGACCAGTACCCGAACTGGCGCCTGCCGATCGCCGACGCGGACGGGAAGCCGGTGACCCTGGAGGAGCTCGCGGGGTCGTCCCGGATGTGGGGGCTGGTCGAGGTGCTGCGGGGCGGGATCGGGCCGCAGGAGTGA
- a CDS encoding PadR family transcriptional regulator, whose amino-acid sequence MSTRHILLGLLATGPSHGYDLKRRHDERFPQARPLAYGQVYTTLQRLVRDGLAEVDGTDSDGGPERTMYRTTDDGARELAQWAGEIAPPAPFVTNEIFAKVVVSILSGGDPDAYLLSQRAAHMTRMRELTALKTAPGADLASVLSADYALNHLDADLRWMTTTAARLITLTAEVDPA is encoded by the coding sequence ATGAGCACCCGTCACATCCTGCTGGGCCTGCTCGCGACGGGGCCGAGCCATGGCTACGACCTCAAGCGACGCCACGACGAACGTTTCCCGCAGGCCCGCCCGCTGGCCTACGGGCAGGTCTACACGACGCTGCAACGGCTGGTCCGCGACGGACTCGCCGAGGTCGACGGCACCGACTCCGACGGCGGGCCCGAGCGGACGATGTACCGCACGACCGACGACGGAGCGCGCGAACTGGCCCAGTGGGCGGGCGAGATCGCGCCGCCGGCGCCGTTCGTGACGAACGAGATCTTCGCCAAGGTCGTCGTGTCGATCCTGTCCGGCGGCGACCCGGACGCCTATCTGCTGTCCCAGCGCGCCGCCCACATGACACGCATGCGGGAGCTCACGGCCCTCAAGACCGCGCCCGGCGCCGATCTCGCGTCGGTGCTCTCGGCGGACTACGCCCTCAACCACCTCGACGCCGACCTCCGTTGGATGACGACCACGGCGGCCCGGCTCATCACCCTGACCGCGGAGGTCGACCCAGCATGA